A window of Mustela nigripes isolate SB6536 chromosome 9, MUSNIG.SB6536, whole genome shotgun sequence contains these coding sequences:
- the PAEP gene encoding glycodelin → MRCLQLALGLALVCGLQAIDIPQATRNLDLRKVAGMWHSMAMAASDISLLDSETAPLRVYVQELRPTPENNLEIVLRKREDNKCVEKKVFAEKTECAAKFNIKDLEENQLFVLDTDYDNYLFFCVESTSTAPPTLMCQYLARTLKVDNEVVQKFDKTLKTLPVHIRLFLNPTQVEEQCRV, encoded by the exons ATGAGGTGTCTCCAGCTcgccctgggcctggccctggtGTGTGGCCTCCAGGCCATCGACATCCCCCAGGCCACGAGGAACCTGGACCTGCGGAAG GTGGCCGGGATGTGGCACTCCATGGCCATGGCGGCCAGCGACATCTCCCTCCTGGACTCCGAGACCGCCCCCCTGAGAGTGTACGTCCAGGAGCTGAGACCCACCCCCGAGAACAATCTGGAGATCGTTCTGCGCAAACG GGAAGACAACAAGTGTGTTGAGAAGAAGGTCTTTGCAGAGAAAACTGAGTGCGCAGCCAAGTTCAACATCAAAG ATCTGGAGGAGAACCAGCTCTTCGTGCTCGACACCGACTATGACAACTACCTTTTCTTCTGCGTGGAGAGCACGAGCACCGCCCCGCCGACTCTGATGTGCCAGTACCTGG CCAGGACCCTGAAGGTCGACAACGAGGTCGTGCAGAAATTCGACAAAACCCTCAAGACCCTGCCCGTGCACATCCGGCTCTTCCTCAACCCGACGCAGGTGGAAG AGCAGTGCCGCGTCTAG
- the LOC132024954 gene encoding vomeronasal secretory protein 1-like, whose protein sequence is MKTLLLATALGLITAQAQDPLSFPDPDISGKWYISAFISETGSPVAQASPILFTVLSSGDVRASAVYRIDNQCHEVEVTLEKTGTPGKYRAFGGRSYVQVEEAPVRDYLMFYCEGQHERRFRTAKLVGRHPDVNPEALEAFKKFAQRKGLPEKDIHMPEQMERCVPTPSHT, encoded by the exons ATGAAGACCCTGCTCCTGGCCACGGCCCTCGGCCTAATCACCGCGCAGGCCCAGGACCCCCTGTCCTTCCCGGACCCCGAT ATTTCAGGGAAGTGGTACATCAGTGCTTTCATCTCAGAGACGGGCTCCCCAGTGGCCCAGGCGTCCCCCATACTATTCACAGTGCTGAGCAGTGGGGACGTGCGCGCCTCCGCTGTGTATCG gatcGACAATCAGTGCCATGAAGTGGAAGTCACCCTGGAGAAAACCGGCACACCCGGCAAATACAGAGCCT TTGGAGGCAGGAGTTACGTGCAGGTAGAGGAGGCTCCTGTGCGGGACTACCTCATGTTTTACTGCGAGGGACAGCATGAGAGAAGATTCAGAACAGCCAAGCTCGTGG GCAGACATCCCGACGTGAACCCAGAAGCTCTGGAAGCATTTAAGAAATTCGCCCAGCGCAAGGGCTTGCCTGAGAAGGACATCCACATGCCTGAGCAGATGG AAAGATGCGTTCCCACGCCTTCCCACACGTGA